The Sabethes cyaneus chromosome 1, idSabCyanKW18_F2, whole genome shotgun sequence DNA segment cgccagcgcaggcgaccggcgttctcgcgcagcgactgttgtttgagtcttggcttaagcgaaaatttgaaatgatcgtttttattgacgatggaatgaggcttcagtgttacgtctgttagtctgtggtacaATGTTTGTTGAACGAAGTATATAGTTCAATACGACCCtagatttttttaaacggttcgGAACGATCGTCTATAAGTAAATGAGTAGATGCGATCATTGTTAAACAAACTgtatggttcggtatgaccatagatgaattaaatggtttGGTACGATCTTTGTTGAATTAAGtctatggttcggtacgaccatagactaTTTAAACGGTTCAGTATGACCATTTATAtgtaaaatgattcggtgcgaTCATTATTAAATGAGCTCTATAGTTAAGTACGACCATAGCTGAATGAAATGATTCGGTATGATCTTTGTTGAATGAATTATATGGTTCGGTATGGCCATTAGGTTATTTGAACTGTTCGTTACGATCATTTACAAGCAAAACGATGTGGACTGTAGTATCTTCAGATCTTTCAGATCTGTTCGTTGGATTGCAGGACAATGTGCTTGGTAAGATTGTCAGTAGGACTAAAGCAATAAATTATGATGTATATAATGTAAAATTGAAGAAAGCTGCGAAGCCTTTCAAACATCGCATTTCTACAATTTcattaaaacatttaaatagcccaaatttaaattttccaacCCGGGCTGATAGTTTCGAATCTAGTGTCAAGTGCACCGCGTGGTCATACATAAAAGCCTACCGCTGCTGGCTGCTACCGGACGGcgagcttgcttgcttgcttgctgccaGGTATCTTCCAATCCCGAATCCGAATTCGGTTACTTCCGCAAAAGGTAACTTCACAATGTTGCCGGGCGGTCGGTGGTGTGCTGGTGCTGCCGTCAAGAGGCAAAAGGGCACGAAGTGGTAAAACTTCCGCATTGCAGATGTGTACATTAGATATGGCGGAAGGCAtttaactattttaaacttttttccactcacacacacacacatgcaccgCACCCCTCCAGACGGAGAGCAGCAACTATCGCCGCGTGAGgaaaaacgaaccaaaaaaCATTGGTCCGGGAGGAATAACCTCTTAAAATTTGAATTCGGAAGCCACTGCTGGGCGCTCCCGAAGGAACGCTTGACTCCTTTCGGGCTGTTCGGACTGAGGGAAAACTTTCGTCTGGAAATTTTATGACAATTTACACAAGTTTGCGGTTCCTCGGGACAGCCCCTTGGCTGGTGGTCGGCTCCGGGTAGGTTCCTTACACAAACCAGACATACAGGATACATCCTGAACCTACGTGTATGACTTCAGTCAAGTCAATCACATCACACACAGCTCTGGCAAATGTGGCTGAAGAAGCAGCAATtgaagcaaatttgttttatcatGTAATGGTCGTTTTGATATTTATATCTGGCCGACATGAAACGATCGACCGTACGGAACCTGCACCGCACCCGGAGCCCGAGAGATGCGGGCGGAGGAACGGAACACTTGTTGCACGCAAACCATCCGACGATGCCGCCGTCGCCGCTGCCGCTGCCACCGAGCACAGGGAAAACATTCGGATTCAACCGAGCAGTAAATTCAAAGGTACATTCATATATCGCTACCGGTTCCTACGCCTTTGCCAGTAGggcgtgtgagtgtgtgtggaAAAAGAGGAGCTGCACTGAAATTGAATCGTTTTAGAATAAGCGCTTATCGTGCTCGGAAGACTTGTTGTTCGGAACGGTTTTGGGATTTCGGAAAATATCGTATAAAGATAaagggcagcagcagcaaatgcAATCAGCATAAAAGCGgtgtttttttctcgttttgttgttgttggaaGGTAAGCAACTTCAGAAGGTTCACCAGGCTTTGGTAATTtggtggaaaataatttttcttcgGTCTGCTGTAAAAGATGTTAGACTAATGGTTTTGGGATTGTTGAATGGTTCCAGTTATCAAAAACATATGAGGATATTACGCTGAGAGTGCAACTTAGACATTGCCATTGGTACCGGCGAATAAATGGAGCGGCTTTTCCTAATCCGGCGGTTGACTAAAACTCACGGTAATTTAGTTCTTTTGAAAATCCCCAAAGGTGATTAAATTTGCTTTGAATTGAACTTTCTAAGCTGCTCTAGATTACGCtgtaaaaagaaaattattttccaGCCTTTCGTAGCAAACACAaaagtaaattaattgtttcactttgaaatatttttattaagAAACGGACTAAAGCTATAGTACGGGTAGGTATTGCGGATCCACAGGCAATGAACTTTGAAATCTGCAGCTGTGTAATCATCGTAAACGCATAAAATACtgtttacgtccaaaatttgaattaacgtcctcttttttttaACAACCTCACAGTACTGGATGTATACCTTCCTGAGTAACTCCTTTGCGATCAATAGTAAAAActgaaattgaaactgaaatctgaaattgcagaaataaaataaaactgattttgagAGACAAATAAACCAGAATGAGTAAAAAGTGCAAATGAAACTGATTTTCCCACAGTTTATCTAGGtactacaatttcaaaatttgtttagaTGGTTCACActggaaaattaaaaattaactcaaAACAACATTTAGGTACATTTCAGGGAAACTTCAGCAGAAAACTTGGTTAATGAGTCTTACGGGAACAATCCGTTCCTATTATTGCAccttagccctagccctagccctagccctagccctagccctagccctagccctagccctagccctagccctagccctagccctagccctagccctagccctagccctagccctagccctagccctagccctagccctagccctagccctagccctagccctagccctagccctagccctagccctagccctagccctagccctagccctagccctagccctagccctagccctagccctagccctagccctagccctagccctagccctagccctagccctagccctagccctagccctagccctagccctagccctagccctagccctagccctagccctagccctagccctagccctagccctagccctagccctagccctagccctagccctagccctagccctagccctagccctagccctagccctagccctagccctagccctagccctagccctagccctagccctagccctagccctagccctagccctagccctagccctagccctagccctagccctagccctagccctagccctagccctagccctagccctagccctagccctagccctagccctagccctagccctagccctagccctagccctagccctagccctagccctagccctagccctagccctagccctagccctagccctagccctagccctagccctagccctagccctagccctagccctagccctagccctagccctagccctagccctagccctagccctagccctagccctagccctagccctagccctagccctagccctagccctagccctagccctagccctagccctagccctagccctagccctagccctagccctagccctagccctagccctagccctagccctagccctagccctagccctagccctagccctagccctagccctagccctagccctagccctagccctagccctagccctagccctagccctagccctagccctagccctagccctagccctagccctagccctagccctagccctagccctagccctagccctagccctagccctagccctagccctagccctagccctagccctagccctagccctagccctagccctagccctagccctagccctagccctagccctagccctagccctagccctagccctagccctagccctagccctagccctagccctagccctagccctagccctagccctagccctagccctagccctagccctagccctagccctagccctagccctagccctagccctagccctagccctagccctagccctagccctagccctagccctagccctagccctagccctagccctagccctagccctagccctagccctagccctagccctagccctagccctagccctagccctagccctagccctagccctagccctagccctagccctagccctagccctagccccaaCTCAAAATCCAAGTCCCAATTCAAAATCCAAGTCCCAATTCAAGATGGAAGTCTCAACTTAAAATGTATGTTCCAACTCAAAATCGAAGCCCAAGTCATAATCCACGTCCAAACTCAAAATCCAAATCTCAACTTAACATTGAAGTCCCAACTAATAATCCTAGTCTCAACTTAAGATCTAAGTCCTAACTCAAAATCAAAGTTTCAACTCAAAATCCAAGTCCCAACTCAAAATCCAAGTCACAACTTAAAATCCAAGTCCCCACTCAAGATCGAAGTCCCAAGGGAAAATCCCAGAATAATTAGTTGCAATCCGTACTTCTGttgtcaattgctaatattttcgaactctatgtaccacatctaaagtaagttaactttgtacagctttacaatgcagataattcattttcccgaaggaaaatcctGAAAAACCgaatattattcgtgggtgttcgaagtttgaatcacacctcaaaacgtgattcaaacttcgaacactttttatttatgtaatatttttgaaataatgcgtgaaatattgtattttaactatgctttagtacatatatatcttgcacttacctaataatcgcaaagtgggaaggtaaatgttctaaaattggtataataatgcaaacgaaaaaacagctacttttgcacgaaacgctaagagtatgcgaacgaagataaaatctgagttcttacTTTTTTCcaacgcctgctgatttcttacaaggagtcctacagttcaatgtcatacctcaccggatagaagACATTccaacgaacacggtggtgaccaataagcataatattttattatattatcGATActtacgagcattttattctgaagtgttcgaagtttgagactgttcgaagtttgaatcagaacggtacttaacaacccgtcgtTTTTATGGTAGACTTTCAAAAAAACATGAAGGTTATGGGGAACTACAATAAGTTGGATGGTTTGGTTATCCTTTCTTACaataaattttgatatttttactgTATTTCGTACCTTACTGTactgttaaaataatttttatctccgttttatggttatttttttcgtGTACAAACCTAAAAAATGCTGCTTCAATTCAAAAAAGCAATAAATTTGtaatgaaatatggccaattctattcCTTAAAGTGAGAAACAAAAATacgagaaaaaattgaatttgagaacttttacaataaatttaacattattttcaatgtccacaataaaaactgttgtagaagcattgtttctactacaaggtttattgtaattttttttcgggatgTTATTCACAACGAATAGCAAAATGACGTACTTGATTTAGGACGAGATGGCcacccacaaaaaaaaaacaaccctaACACGAAGATAAGGGTTCTGTAACAGTggtatacaaaatacagtaaaacatTAAAATCAGAAGAGATAACcataccatcaaacttattgtagttCACCATAATTTTCATAGTTTTGaaagattctaccataaaaatgacgggttgttaagtattttaacaataaaaaaatctatttccTCCCGAACAAAAAATTTGATTTACATTAaatgttattgtacttttatggtatttttttaccgaaaaagcaaaatataattaaaaagggCAGTAAGTTTGTGATAAAATAGGACCGATTCCATTctataaaatagaaaacaaaaatatgaatgaaatttgattttgtgtcgcttttacaataaatttaccataaatttcaatgttcacaaaaactgttgtagatgcattgtttctactacaaaattccaagtaatttttttctattttgcctCTGTTAAATTTTCCAATCTACAGAGGCATctacaggaatcccccgaaaTATCACAGCTGTCCATAAACCAGTGAAGATGATTTTTGGTAGTTAGTAGgttatactacatactacaatgtaccaaaaatcaactttattgattacTGGACAACTTAGAAATCGCCGTTTGCGTACACCACCACCTACCGTCTTATTTGGAGGACTGCTGTAATACCTTTTGTTTGTGAAATACTTATTACAATTTTACTGTTACTATGCAGATGGGATATTTCCCATTCATCTTATTAAAAACGTATTGGTTATTGGTGAAATATTTTCGACGGTCCCCTTAATAAAAGTCAACAATTTAAATGAACGTTAAAAGATAACCATGCGTCCTCATTATCGTTTGGATGGATGGAGGTGTATTGTTCAGTTCGGTTGTAAATTATTTCGTACATATCTTAAGccttgaaaaaaattaaattgaaggGTGTCTTTGTCTCTGACATCCGTTTGAATCCATGGTTTTATTTTCTCCACTTATCAAGTTAAATTCGGTATAGTACATTGCAAAAGTTTACCTGGAACAACTCCATCTCTTCTAAAGTTATTAGTTTTGAGCTCAAGAACTATGTTACTAGTCCTTAATAACGTAATTGTTGGCAAGTTCATGCCAGCGCGCCTTACCCTATTAACCTAGCAAGCTAATTGCCGGCAGTTAGCAGCACGAAGGAACCATCACACTTACGGTTTCCAGCCCTGCCGTCGGTGAGTGGATAGTGAAGAGAGCTGTCTGACAGAAACATGACAGACGATATGTTTATACCTAATCTAGCTAAACCTAAATTGCAAGTCATCATATAGCTAACCTAAACCTTAATTGCAAGTCATCATATACCTTATTCAAGTCTTATCTATATTATCTAAAGCCTATCTAAATTGATACATATCTATTGGAATTCTACAAGTTTATAGTTCTAAAAATCATACTAAACTTAAGAGTGCTAGTTTATAATTCTAAAAGAAAGTGCATCTTTAGCGATTCGATCGTACTACAGCTAACTAACATAACGCTTGGCAAACCAAGTACGGATAAAGAGTACGGATCGAATACGAAGTAGTACAGTAAACCGTATCGTAGGAGCATACCGGAGGAATCAGTACTAAACGCGAAACTAAACGTAAGTCTGCTTACCGAAATTACCAAATGACTAGACCCATTCTTTGCTACTGTTATAAGTTTATGATATTATGTACACCTTTTAGGAAAATaataatccccctaccagtaAATCCCAAGTCGCGGTCGTTTTATTTGGGGATTATTGTTTCGGAATACGTTCCAGTTGTTGGCAATCTCCAACATATTATTATTTTCGTTTATACACGAGCAATCCGGTCATGTCAGCTCCGATACATTctaaaaagtcggaaaaatcgagtGAAGTGGTTGGTGAAAATTGTGCAGATTGTGGTGCGCGATCGGTGGTCACGGAAGATCCGGATATGTCCCATCCTGGGCGAGCCTGCCAGGTGTGTCGAGAAGAAGACACTGATGAAATGGTACAGTGTGACAGTTGCTCTAAATGGCATCATTTCCAATGTGTTGGAGTCACGCAAGAGATCGAGAATTTCCCGTGGAGTTGCGCTAAATGCGAAAAAGCGAACGGCATTCAGGAAAATAGCTCGTCGACATGTGTGCTATTGCAACGAAGTGATGGTCATCCGAAGCAGTCGTCCCAGGCCAATATGCCCACCATACGGGAGCGGCCATCGAAACATCAACCAAAAGCTCCATCGGTAGCATCCTCAAGATCGTCACAAGCTCTCGCGAGGCTGGAGCTCGAAAAGCTGGAAGCTTTAAGAGATGTCGAACGACGTGAAGCGGAGAAGCAACGTGCAATCGCGGTAGAAGAGGCGGCGAGGGAAAAGGCTTTCGTAGAGAAAAAGTTCAAGCTGCTGGCACTAGCGGTGAGCGAGGGTGGTTCTATGAAAAGCGCTCCAGTGGACAGAACAGCAAATTGGGTTGCCACTACGAGTGGAATGCAGAAAGGTGCAATAGGTTTGGCACCCAATATAAAAGTCCACCATTCTGGGAACCGGATGGATGAGCAGCCGAGGAAAACAGCGCTCGAACGGACCAGAAAACAGGATTTTCCGGAGccgattcaaacttcgaagtcAGCTTGTCCCAACACAGTTTCACACCACTCGCGTCCGGATAATCAACTGTCGCATAACCCCGCAGATGCGAAAACTAATCGGTCTGATCTGAATCAACACCATTCGGTCACTCATCTCCCACGAAATTCACAGCAGGACCAATGCCCTTTACCTACGATCCAGGCTAGCCGCATGCAAGATCAAGAAGATTCAGACCTTTACCCGATCACCCGTAAGCAATTAGCCGCGCTGCAAGCTGTTTCGAAAGATCTCCCAGTATTCTCCGGTAGCCCGGAAGAATGGCCCCTATTTTTCTCCACTTTCAACAGTACGACAGCCATGTGTGGGTTCACCGATGAAGAAAATGTAGTGCGTCTACAACGCTGTCTTAGCGGCCGAGCATATGAGGCAGTGAAAAGCAGGTTGCTCCATCCATCTAATGTCGACGGAATTATGTCCACCCTCAGAATGCTGTTCGGACAACCGGAAGTGATAGTGAACTCGATGATAGCGAAGATTAATTCGCTTCCTACGCTGAAAGAGGATAAGCTAGAAAGCCTTATAGACTTCGCCGTCAGCATCGAAAACTTTTGCGCCATTGTGGATGCTTGTGGTGTCAAAGAATATTTCTATAATGTAACGTTTCTCCATCAACTTGTTAACAAGCTGCCTCCGTCACTAAAACTAAGCTGGGCACAACATAAGCGATCGCTTCCTACGGTTAATCTACCATCCTTCAGCAGTTGGTTGTATTCTTTGGCGGAAGCTGCCAGCTCCGTAACCTTCCCTAGCGTCGCATTCGAATCCAAACCCGTACGTAGTGACTCTTATACAACCAAACGCGGGACGTCGTTTGTTAACGCTCATTCTGAGGAGTCAGCTTCAGAGTATCCATCCACTTCACAGTCTGACATGACAGTTGCCGAAGGAACTTGCTTAGTATGCAAAGGAAATTGCAAGTCGCTGACTAAATGCAagcgtttcttagagtttgctCGTGACTCGCGCTGGGCAACAGTTCGAGATTTAGGCCTGTGTCGCAGATGTCTACGCCGACATAGTGGAGGATGTCAAGCCAAGGCTTGCGGGAAGAACGGGTGCGAATTAAAGCACCATGAGTTGCTGCACAATGATCAGAAAAACACTCCTTCGAACACATACAGAAATTATACAGATAATACGCGGCCGACTAACCGTGTTGAACGCAATCTGCCTGGACCAAACTCGTCTGAGCACGGTTGCAACATCCATCAAGTTTCCTCCAGTGAAGTTTTATTCCGCTACTTACCGATAGTGCTGTATGGCAAGCACACTTCCATCCCGACTTTTGCTTTCCTTGATAACGGATCGGAGCTCACACTTCTTGATAAAGCGTTGGCGAGTGAGCTGCAGCTTGAAGGAGAAAGTATGCCTCTGTGTCTACATTGGACGGGAGGAGCGAAGCGTAGAGAAGAAAATTCTAAAACCGTCAAACTAGAGCTGGCCGCGAAACATAACCCTTTCAAAAAATACACCCTCAACGGGGTACGCACAGTGGATGAATTGCTATTGCCACCCCAAACGTTAAACGTCGAGGAGCTCAAGGTCCTGTATCCGCATCTCAAAAATCTGCCCATTGAGTCCTACCACGATATCCGCCCTAGGATCCTTATCGGAATGAAGGATCAGCACCTTAGTTTGGTTCGGAAGAGTCGTGAGGGAGCCTGGCATCAGCCAATAGCTGTCAAAACCCGTCTTGGATGGACAGTGTGCGGGGGAGGGAAACCTGATGATGATACTAACCTTGTACACTCTGTTTTCCATGTATGCGCTCGTGAACCGTCAACGGATGAAGATTTACATTCGATCGTGAAACAATACTTCGCCATAGAAAGCTTGGGCATTGCACAACCGAGGAAGAACCTGCTCTCTTCCGAAGAAGAACGAGCCCAGTCTCTTCTCGCAACCCGCACGGTATTCAAAAGAAACCGATACGAAACCGGACTATTGTGGCGCTATGATAACGTCCGCCTACCAGATAGTCGTCCAATGGCTGTCCGGCGACTGGAATATCTTAGAAAGCGAATGGACAAAGATCCGGAGCTAGCTAAAGCCGTCAACCAAAAGATGATTGATTTGATCGCGAAGGGCTATGTCAGAAAACTTACCGACGAGGAACTCAAGCAATCGTTTTCTAGGGTATGGTACCTGCCGATGTTCCCAGTAACAAATGTCAACAAGCCTGGGAAGATTCGGATGGTATGGGACGCTGCTGCCGCCTCCCACGGAATAACACTAAATTCAGTCCTCTTGAAAGGCCCAGACCAGCTTTGCGACCTGTTTACAATATTAATTCAGTTCCGTGTAGGTCGGATTGGCTTGACTGGTGACGTGCGGGAGATGTTTCTGCAGGTGCTGATGCGAGCCGAGGACCAGCAATGTCAACGTTTCCTTTGGTATGACGAAGATGGAACCATAGCTGCCTACGTTCTGCAGGTCATGTCTTTTGGAGCATGCTGTTCGCCTAGTAGCGCCCAGTTCGTGAAGAACTTGAACGCCGAACGATTCAGGAAAGAATATCCTGACGCTGTGGAGGTAATACAGAAGCGTCATTACGTCGATGATATGCTGGTGAGTGTGTCGACGGAACAGGAGGCGATCCAACTTGCGCAACAGGTAAAGCGAATACATGCTGCGGGTGGATTCGAGATTCGAAACTGGGTCAGCAATTCAACACATGTAGTAAGAGCGCTACAAGCGGAGCATACGGAAGAGAAGAGTCTCGATCTGTCGCCTGAATTAGCCACCGAAAAAGTGTTGGGAATGTGGTGGTGTACAAAAGAAGATACGTTCACCTACAAAGTTGGATGGTATCGCTACGGTCGAGCATTATTGGAAGGGCAACACAATCCAACCAAGAGGGAAATGCTACGGATTTTAATGTCCGTGTTCGATCCACTTGGATTAATCGCTCATTTCCTTATGTACCTTAAGGTACTACTTCAAGACGTTTGGCGCGCCGGAATTGATTGGGACGAACGAATAGACGGCGTTCTGTTTGAAAAGTGGCAAACATGGCTTAAAGTTCTACCACAAATTGAACGAATCAGTATACCACGGTGCTATGGCGGACAAACTACAGCTGAGACTAACATTGCGCAGCTGCATACATTTGTAGATGCAGGCGAAAATGGAATTGCTGCTGCATGCTATCTACGCTTCACTCAGGGAGAAATCGCACGATGTAGTTTAGTAGCCGCAAAGACGAAAGTTGCCCCATTGAAATTTGTTTCAACTCCAAGATTGGAACTCCAGGCAGCGCTAGTGGGAGCTAGGCTGTCTCGATCAGTATCTGAAGCCCTCACGTTTCGTATTTTTCGTCATGTGTACTGGTCTGATTCACAAGATGTGCTGTATTGGATCAATTCCGATCACCGGCGATACTCATCGTACGTTGCCTGTC contains these protein-coding regions:
- the LOC128746246 gene encoding uncharacterized protein LOC128746246, encoding MSAPIHSKKSEKSSEVVGENCADCGARSVVTEDPDMSHPGRACQVCREEDTDEMVQCDSCSKWHHFQCVGVTQEIENFPWSCAKCEKANGIQENSSSTCVLLQRSDGHPKQSSQANMPTIRERPSKHQPKAPSVASSRSSQALARLELEKLEALRDVERREAEKQRAIAVEEAAREKAFVEKKFKLLALAVSEGGSMKSAPVDRTANWVATTSGMQKGAIGLAPNIKVHHSGNRMDEQPRKTALERTRKQDFPEPIQTSKSACPNTVSHHSRPDNQLSHNPADAKTNRSDLNQHHSVTHLPRNSQQDQCPLPTIQASRMQDQEDSDLYPITRKQLAALQAVSKDLPVFSGSPEEWPLFFSTFNSTTAMCGFTDEENVVRLQRCLSGRAYEAVKSRLLHPSNVDGIMSTLRMLFGQPEVIVNSMIAKINSLPTLKEDKLESLIDFAVSIENFCAIVDACGVKEYFYNVTFLHQLVNKLPPSLKLSWAQHKRSLPTVNLPSFSSWLYSLAEAASSVTFPSVAFESKPVRSDSYTTKRGTSFVNAHSEESASEYPSTSQSDMTVAEGTCLVCKGNCKSLTKCKRFLEFARDSRWATVRDLGLCRRCLRRHSGGCQAKACGKNGCELKHHELLHNDQKNTPSNTYRNYTDNTRPTNRVERNLPGPNSSEHGCNIHQVSSSEVLFRYLPIVLYGKHTSIPTFAFLDNGSELTLLDKALASELQLEGESMPLCLHWTGGAKRREENSKTVKLELAAKHNPFKKYTLNGVRTVDELLLPPQTLNVEELKVLYPHLKNLPIESYHDIRPRILIGMKDQHLSLVRKSREGAWHQPIAVKTRLGWTVCGGGKPDDDTNLVHSVFHVCAREPSTDEDLHSIVKQYFAIESLGIAQPRKNLLSSEEERAQSLLATRTVFKRNRYETGLLWRYDNVRLPDSRPMAVRRLEYLRKRMDKDPELAKAVNQKMIDLIAKGYVRKLTDEELKQSFSRVWYLPMFPVTNVNKPGKIRMVWDAAAASHGITLNSVLLKGPDQLCDLFTILIQFRVGRIGLTGDVREMFLQVLMRAEDQQCQRFLWYDEDGTIAAYVLQVMSFGACCSPSSAQFVKNLNAERFRKEYPDAVEVIQKRHYVDDMLVSVSTEQEAIQLAQQVKRIHAAGGFEIRNWVSNSTHVVRALQAEHTEEKSLDLSPELATEKVLGMWWCTKEDTFTYKVGWYRYGRALLEGQHNPTKREMLRILMSVFDPLGLIAHFLMYLKVLLQDVWRAGIDWDERIDGVLFEKWQTWLKVLPQIERISIPRCYGGQTTAETNIAQLHTFVDAGENGIAAACYLRFTQGEIARCSLVAAKTKVAPLKFVSTPRLELQAALVGARLSRSVSEALTFRIFRHVYWSDSQDVLYWINSDHRRYSSYVACRVSEILDTTEMDEWRYVPSDLNVADDGTKWKRLPDLSPQARWFNGPDFLRRSEDHWPRSTIKRNATDLELRPSVLTHFATPARVICVGNFSNWTRLLRVVAMVYRFFTNCKSKLQKKPLALGHLSSTELSHAESYIIRQAQHEGYPHEVALLQRAQLSTDRPVTPLPKTSPLYQKSPWLDNRGIMRMRGRISACHFATEDAKQPIILPRDHHATSLIIAHYHDKYHHQNHETVINEIRQKYSIPKLRIAFAKVRSNCQRCKNNHAMPTVPIMAELPAARLDAFSCPFSHVGVDFFGPYEVVLGRRTEKRWGMLATCLTIRAIHIEIVHSLNTDSCVMALRNFICRRGKPLVFYSDRGTNFIGANKELQTAEQSFRQEELMKEFEDSETSWQFLPPASPHMGGSWERLIGSVKKNLMAILLTRKPTDEVLRNLFAEVENTINARPLTHVPTDDDSAPALTPNDFLLGSSNGVKPLCTIDGSGVALRQGWRLSQAQANCFWKRWVSDYLPEITRRTKWFVDTKPIENGDIVVIVDPKLPRNCWPKGRILCTHPGRDGQPRSATVRTASGIYERPVAKLAVLDVRREAK